TCTCAGCCTCACTGCTTCCTGCAATATCAACACCTATATCAGGCTTTAAATATTCAATAGGATCCTCAATTCCTGCTTCCTCAAAGCCTTTCAAGCGAAGGACACAGCTATCACAAACTCCGCATGCCTTTTCATCACCCTTATAGCAGCTCCACGTTAAATGCAGCGGTGCACCGTTATCGCATGCCAGCTTAATTATTTCCGACTTGGATAAGTCCATAAGCGGTGTAACTATTTTTACACCTCTGCCTTCAACCCCGCTTTTTGTGCCTACAGAAATCATGCTTTGGAATGCAGTTATAAACTCAGGCCTGCAATCAGGGTATCCACTGTAATCTATAGCATTTACTCCAATGTAAATCGCCTCTGCATTTACAACCTCTGCATAGCCTACTGCATAACTTAGAAAAATAATATTTCTCGCAGGTACATATGTTATTGGTATAAACTTATCCCCTTTGTACTCCGGCACTTTTATGCTCATATCTGTCAGGGCACTTCCACCCACATTATCCAGCTTAAAAACATTGTAGCTTTTGAGTTTATAATATTTAGCTATGAGGCCTGCACAGTGAAGCTCCCTGCGGTGTCTTTGCCCATAATCAAACGATATTGGAAAAACTTCATAGCCGTCCTTTATAGCAGCTGATAAACATGTTGTACTATCAAGACCGCCAGAAAGCAATACAATTGCTCTTTTCATAATCTTCCTCCGTATCTTCATCTATTTGTCCAGTGCATATACACAACATCCTATGGCTCCGTTCAACTGTGGATATTGGGGCACTATAACCTCTTTAAAGTCTGTTTCGGCTTTAATAAACTCCAGTAGGGCATTATTTGCTGCTACCCCACCTGTTACCACTACACTTTCTGCAGGAAATCTTTCTATTAGAGGCTTTATCCTTTTAAATAAGGAATAATTTATTGAGGCTGCAAGAACTTCAGCAGTATATCCTTCTGAAATTTTACCAATAAGCTCCGATTCAGCAAAAACGGCACACGTTGAGCTTAACTCTGCAGGGTTTTGTGAATAGCCAGCTATTTCACCAACACTTAATC
This sequence is a window from Pseudobacteroides sp.. Protein-coding genes within it:
- the queC gene encoding 7-cyano-7-deazaguanine synthase QueC; this translates as MKRAIVLLSGGLDSTTCLSAAIKDGYEVFPISFDYGQRHRRELHCAGLIAKYYKLKSYNVFKLDNVGGSALTDMSIKVPEYKGDKFIPITYVPARNIIFLSYAVGYAEVVNAEAIYIGVNAIDYSGYPDCRPEFITAFQSMISVGTKSGVEGRGVKIVTPLMDLSKSEIIKLACDNGAPLHLTWSCYKGDEKACGVCDSCVLRLKGFEEAGIEDPIEYLKPDIGVDIAGSSEAEKKGAAIGKEQI